The genomic interval gtgcgaaaaaaagcactgcgtgcgaaaaaagttaatatcgcactgtgtccagaaatacagtgaaataaataccttcaaaacgacattaaatggatgcatggaaaggtgatgattatgaaccgaaattgcgaaaatagttttttccGATGTCtcaacacaacatttttcacaacaaaagctcctgaagtttcagctgaggtaAGAAAATCACTATTTTCTCGCGCTtacaatatgaaaattgttattttttccATCAACTCAAATTTTACCAGATTTTATCACGGATCGGGCCGAAATATTTAGTGTGTAGTACTAGTTGAAGGATTCcccaaataattttaatatcagTCTTGGAACATCTCAACCGACCCAGGCTTGTCTTTGAAAGCAGACAGAAACAGTTATGTGGGAGTTGGTTCTAAGCCGAGTGTTTACCAAttgaaacgaaacaaaaacgaaattttatgaCGCTGATTTGTTGTCCTTCCTGAGCAATCTaaagattcaatttttgagacttttacacttttattttttactgcTCCACACCCAAAATAGTTCACTTTCGTATCTGAAGTGTTAGTGCTGTTTCTCATCGTTTCTCtcatttcttatttgaaatggaaatgaTAGAAATCATAGAAACCAAGAAGAACAGCTTGGATACGAAAGTGGGATTTTTTACGTGTGCAAAGCAGTATCACCTTTGCTTAAGTATagttaaaatttaacaaaaatttcgctaaaaatatttttttacatcaaGCTTCGAAACATAAAAGTCTGCAACACAAGCAACATTTTCTCTATATATGTGAGCAgctggtttttctttttcaacgcTTATGATATTTACACTTAATTTTtaatagttttttgttttgtatacatcaacattttcttaaaatattttcatcattttcagcCCCATGTTCAGTGTTTAGTTTACTGGGTATAATATTgttcaatatttatattaaattgaaattttaatggattttcctttctttAACGATCGCATGTCTCTAATATTTTACGACATACGACATTGAGCTTAACCATCGGGAATACATCacgataaatctaaaatcaaTCTGGAAGAAGTGCGCACTTGGCTCatttaacacaaaattattttcttatagCCTTAATAatgatttaaattattttttgtacttATGCGATGATGAGCAAACTAAATTGTCCACTAACTAACTAGTTTCTATGGTTAAAATATTCCAATTGTGTTTCAGAGTTTTCCATTCTCTCAGGTAGAGAACTGTAATGTTACGGTGTTCTAGGAGAGTGCAGACCAGTTAAAAACTAGATGAAAggtcaaatgtcaaaaatttctttttaaccaacaacgaaacgaaacaaaatcgaaGGAGACACTTGGATTGGTTTGTTAGCACGGttctcctagcattaacactccTATGTCGTCAAATATTGTTTTAGATCAAGTCAAACGACCTTGGCGTTTTTATACGTGTGTCaagacattttataaaaatgtagAACCGAACGTCTCTATAATTGGGAGCTCTAGGGAATGACGTAACTTTGAAGAATTGTTTTAATGTCAACGTGATTTTGATAaggattttattgaaaaattctttaaaaattatgAATCATGGCTCCACATACGTTGCATTAGTTTTgtcttaaatttatttatttttttcttaaacaaaTTGTGAGGTTATGGCATGTTAAGCATCGCCTTACAACAAACTCTGCCGACTAGAAATGGCGTCcaaaccaaggctgtatactttggggaggtcacgcagatgcagatacgcgggttacttaccacgtttcatacaaaaaattcaatacgccatacaaattcaattttggtgaatttgtttgtatggaaaaggtgtgttcccgcgtatctaataaaatggcgacctgcgtgacctccccaaagtatacagccttggtccAAACATCCTAGCTTCTTCAtaattaaagaaagaaaaaaaaatgattggaaCATTCCAATGACTTAAAGACTACTTTTGTTActttaattttagtttaattGAATCATATTTCTCTCTTACTGGATAGCcgctttttacatttttattctcTTCCTAAAGAAAGACATCAATTGCGAATATATATCTTTGTATAATATATGTAAGTATAAGTTTCaaagaataaaattgaattttcttcttttaatttaattaagtgCGTGTCTCATATCCAATTCGCGATTATGAATCGAAAGGATGTAACCACTCGTGCAGCACTTTCAAAGACCTAACTTTAATTGGACACAAATCATTACTCTAGGgtctaagcaaaaaaaatcgttccaCGTTACAACcccagtgcctatattcgcgaaaatattttcacaaattttctcaaagtttcacgaacttctcaaattttcgtgaatttttacaaaattttttttgtgaaaattggagaaaattcgtgaaaatattttcgcgaatataggcactgtaCATGTACAACCCCCACGAGTTATCACCGTAAATACACAGATAATGAATGAGCGGCTGAGGTTTCAATACACCTCTTctagattgaaaaaaaaaactgtgtaaCTCTGTCAGACAAGTAAAAACGGTGCACGACAGACAATTGATAAAAATCCAATAGTCTCTATGGTAAGATATAGTCATCAAACGTTTTATAGGCCActgccaacgcacttcaagcaaaagtggtactctaaatagggtactgaaacttgactaTACAGTTGTTTATTGTGGTTTGCATAGGCGAATACAAATCAGTGGAGACGTCTAGCAACGCACTGTAACTGTAAACTAAGCATCCGACTCAGTAGTCAGAATTTCTCatacaaattaaatattcaatgtTGGGTTGTGCAAGCTGTGAATGTATAAGGcctgatttccacttaccaaagaagaactccgtgtgagagacaaaattgaaaacaaatttgacaACTCCCTCTTTCACGGAGtagtttttgttgagtggaaaccatacttaggAAGAAGAGAATGCCACTGTGTTCCGACGTTCCATACAAAGTAAGTGGTTAAATGACCATGACAAAATCTGTTCTGGTGCTTACTTTGCAGTGCGTTGCAACAAAATATATCTGAATCTCTTAAACCATTCAAAGACTTCTAACGGTAGTTCCTTTACCAATTCCTAAGACTTAGTCTCAGCAAAGTTACATATTCAATACGTGAGTATGAATGTCGTGAAGTCCCATGTCGACTGTGATGTTAAATAATCTTGATTCGGTTAGACCCGACGAGGATCGAGGAACTCTTGCTTCATAAGTAAGAGGTCTGGGATTAAAATCTCGTTTGGGTGCGTTTGGGTTCTATCAAGAGTTCAATCAAGagtcatttttcataaaaaatctcTGCATTCTAACAGACTGGGAACAATGTTTTGCTTTGAGTAATGTTTTGCGCCGAACATGTTTTCCTGATCCATTGGTGGATACATAAAATTTGGAACGGAATGCATGCCATTTCCCATGGGATTATCTTTTTCATATACACATCGAACGACTTACGGTAAAATACCATGCAAATACCCATACACTTATGAATATACATTATATATACGTTAACTGTAACACGACTTGATTCACACCATAAAATGTTATTAGTTTTAATATTTAGCGCTTAAACGTTAAGGGTTTGTATACATTTTATTTAGGTAGAGCAGTAGATAACAAAGTTCAGTTTTTCAACGTTTCCATTAGACATTCCTTCTTAGACTTAAATTCCTTGCATTTCGATAAGACGGTCACTTGCAGCAATGTACAGTTTATGGGCGAGTCAATCGAACTATTATGGTTGTCTTCGTCGCCACGCATCATCACAATAACGTCTGTCAGAGCGGTTATGTAGTTTTTGGCCAGGGTTAGTGTTTCGATTTTCGACAGACGACGTTCCTTTTTGACGTGTGGTATAACTTCACGTAGCGACTGCAATGAATCAAATGTCAATAAAATGGGAAATATCACTTGTCACCGTTGAACAACTTGATTTCGAAAGGTGGAACGGCGGTTCCTCGGAAGTAATAAGATTTCTGATGCAAACGCACATAAACCTTTCATAAACAATTTCCCGAGTTAACCGCCCCTCCAAATAAAGTTGTTCGGGAGAGAGACTGCACACGACACGGTGGGACTGAACGAACGTTAAGTAAACTTGTCGAGCCAACTTATGAACAAAAGCCAGATGGAACctgacattttcattaaaaacttgCTCAGTCCCACCGTGACGGATGTTCTAGTTCGAGTACACATTCAGCTTCGTCTCACCCAACAAATTGACCTCGGACCTACCTGAAATGCATCGTTTAAGCTATGCATACGCATTCGTTCCCGTTCGTTGGACTCTAATCGCCTGATGTTTCTCTCCTTGGCATTCAGTGTACCTTTGCGACGTCTCAAAGACGTATTTTGTGCTCGGCCTCGGCTACCACTGCCACTAGTGTCACTTTGCGAACTGGAGTCAGTCATTTCAGGATCGAAAAATTCCATCTAAAAATGACAACGGAAACTTGctataaattggaaaatcaatCCACAGAAACAGATGATTTCAATCAACAACGCATCTCTCTTATTACACTATAATTTGGTATTTTGTATGTGAATTATGTAGCGGCACTTGTTGCTCAACTAATATTATAaacgaaaaaaggaaaaaaaaatcggtttcaAATGGTGCTATAGTGCTAACCGATATTGCTGGGGTGTAAGTATGCAAAAATATACCCAGAGGGCAAGTCAGAAGATGATAACATTACTCCGTAGTGCTGAATGGAGTTAATTCTATAGCGAAACGATCCGATTACAACATTAAAATAAGACGAGAAGCaatgggaaaattttgaaacataaGAGTCGTACTCAGAGATATATATGCATTGCATAGTCTGCATTACATCTCCACCCCAGTTTACAgggaatataaaaaaatgtacaatttacGGCTTCACATTTCATTCTAATCATAGAGTGAGATCTATCTATATGATGCAGTATGTAGTTGGTGAATAgaattgaatttgtgtggAAACAATATCTTTTCGAATTGGATTTGCTTTTCGTTTGGCTCAGCTTCATAACAAACCACTGACTGTAATGCTGTAAAAACGTAATTGTAATTTCTTCTTTAGGTTGTATTCCTCCAACGTACTTAAGGATTGTTATTTTCATCAATAGACCAACCATTCCAATTTTAATGGGGGAATATACAGACAGTTTTAGTGAATTCATTGAAGCCATATTTCTTTGGACAAGAAGAATCACCGGAAATAAAGTTTCATTGGGCGCTGTTGCTCTGTAATGTTGGCTTTGCTCCGACAGTTACCTTATCCCATGATGGGTAGCCATTTCTTTAAACTCTCATACGAAGTACTGAGCTAGAATCGAATCGACGTTGCCCCAAAACGAAGCCCTTCAGTATCTTCTACACCGATAAAATGGTTACACGTTTTAGCAAACATTAATTTGACGACTCAAAGCCTTCTTAAGAGAATGAagttacagtttgttcatgtcatttttacacagttttagatatgtcagagttttaaatgtacccagtcaattaagttcttcccaaattatgaatttttggcgcaaaatttaaaatttctatcgcgaattcaaatattgcgcaatttgggaagaacttaattgactgggtacattaaaaactctgacatatcgacaatctttagaaactgtgtaaaaatgaaatgaacaaactgtaaccCAGGTGGAAAATAACCATGAGACATTTCTCATATGTGCCGTGTGAtttgccttattttctccactcaataCGCCATCTGAAAATTGCGTTTTGCTGACGATTTGTCGAATGACACGAATGAGGAAAGTACATCACATATcgacaatctttagaaactgtgtaaaaatgaaatgaacaaactgtaaccCAGGTGGAAAATAACCATGAGACATTTCTCATATGTGCCGTGTGAtttgccttattttctccactcaataCGCCATCTGAAAATTGCGTTTTGCTGACGATTTGTCGAATGACACGAATGAGGAAAGTACATCACTTTTATCAATGGGATAAAATAGAGCTTTTCTCACTTGAACCGTCACATTGTTTATGTCTTTAAAAATGGTGTGGTGAAATGATGTTTctttgtttcgtggagaaacCTTGCACATATGAAAAACAAGCCTGCCGTATTAAGCAAAAACATCGTAAGTCATTTTTGCGTAAGCTCTTAAGAGCTTTCGTAAGCTTCTGTGAGGTTTGAGTTTCTTTTGGATTCCATTCAAAAAGTGGAACATTCCATTGGACATCAAAAGAAGCTTGAAGCTCACAAAAGCTTTCAAAAGCTTTCAAAAGCTCTTAAAAGCTAATGCGAAAAGACATGCGATGTTTTTTATTAACATGTCAGAATctgtgttcacctctgggagaaaaaagaaattctaaCTCCAACCGGTCTTGTTGTAATTACTTATTTTCTCCcttcggtaaacaaataactaatcTTACAAGACCAAGCACCTCAATTCGAAGTTTGAACACTTCTAGAGTTAAGAAAAAGAATTTACCCTTTACGCTTTTTCAACATATTCTCGAATCTCAAGTGTTTGTCAtttgaatttacaaataatATCAGCAGCCTCCACTTGTAACTTATACGCCGACTTACAGTTGTAATAAAATGGCTCTGTTTGGCGAGAAAGTTTACTCAAAATATGTGTTATCGTTTTCACAAGGGAATGAGATTTCATTTTGAACACCCAAGGATAAACGTGACGTTAAAAGCAAATTTAATACTCCAACTGtctgttttacattttctttcgaaaGCTGCCTGTTTGAACgaatattatacaaaaaaaagcgaaCCTGGTAAACAAAGATATAAATTCAGAAAGTAATTTGCCTGGGCATTGCTGCAGTCCTTCAAGTGCAGGTTGAATcgtttgtaaataattttttttttcaatttttatgtaacaaaaatttgtgagGAAAGTATTGAAAACAAGATCTACTATTATCAACAAcagaaaaacatgaaattttaatcgCAACAGATGAAAGCTTTTCTATTTCTTTCG from Bradysia coprophila strain Holo2 unplaced genomic scaffold, BU_Bcop_v1 contig_732, whole genome shotgun sequence carries:
- the LOC119084390 gene encoding protein dimmed, yielding MRSDSFEEKTQSQFVEDIGQTVANELFKYSAGDENLASNNQENAHSVRPKRATKKIQQMEFFDPEMTDSSSQSDTSGSGSRGRAQNTSLRRRKGTLNAKERNIRRLESNERERMRMHSLNDAFQSLREVIPHVKKERRLSKIETLTLAKNYITALTDVIVMMRGDEDNHNSSIDSPINCTLLQVTVLSKCKEFKSKKECLMETLKN